The region TATGAGGCCTTCTGAGGGGCAAAGAATCTCCTGAAATCTTATGCTCAAATGAGTGGGCATTTTCTGGCGGAAAGATCATTCTCAAAGGGATCTGTGACTGCCAAGCAGGTGAGAATTCCTGGCTTGGGTCAGGATGGCTCTAGAATACAATCTTCCTGTGAGAACTGATCTGTGAAATAGGTTTGAATAAGGTGCTTCCTTTAGGAAGAGAACACCGTGGTCAAAAGAAATTGTTTCTCCCCCTCCTGATAGAAATGCCTACCATATTCTTTTCAATGCCAGTATCTGGCTTCCATGAACCAGAAAAGGCATCAAAGAAAGCAAACCATCATCGCTTCTTCCTCACTCCTCAGAAATTCTCTTCAGAACCATCCTCTCTGAACAGGCAGGATTTCACACACTCGGAGGTCTATGCTGATGTGTCTTACGGTACTGCCTCCTGGAGTTCCTTGGTTGTTACTACTTTTCTCAACTGGAAAAGGGTCAAGCCTCACCCCTGTCTGGGATCTTAGGTGCAGCCTGACCAGAAcaaaccagaaagaaaaggacaagGGAGGGATCACCATCTGTTGGATGGGTATGACTCTCTCTAGCTGAATGAAGGTGTAGCTGAAAATGCCACACGTCTTTGACACCATGTCCTGCCGCTGCCCTTTCCATGCCAATGGGAGATGTTGCCCTACCTTCCCCTTGGAGGACACATTTGGCTGGATCGACCTCTTTGGTGTTGATGGCCCCGTAAACTTCATAGCCACGGCACAGGCCTGCTTTCTCCTTGGGAGAGAAGGTTATCTTCTCGCTGACTCCAGGATGGGCACTGTATTCCACTTTGTTCAGCTTGGTGAGCcgttccaccaccacccccttggtGATGAGGATCTCCAGGTCGGAGCCGCTGGTCAGCAGGTGCTCGGTGAACTCCACTCCTGTCCGCATGTCTGCCAGCAGCTGCTCCAGCTGTGCCTTTTGCAGCTGCAGAGAGTTTTCCTTCTGGACTCGGATGTCTTCCAGCTGCTTCAGCAGCTTGTCCCGATGCTCCTCGATGGCCTTGATATAGCCCTCGGAGAAGGTGCGGATGTCGGCGGCTACGGCCTTCACCCGCTCCTGTAGGGCGCTGTTGGTCCCTTTGATCTGTGccagggcctcctccagggcctccacGTGGGGCTGGGTACCCCTGAGCAGCTCCCGCACGGAGTCCCCATGCTTGTGAATAACGTTGCTAGTGAAGTCACAGGGGTGCTCCCGGTGCTCCCCCACCACGCAGTCCCGGCACACAGGCTGGTCGCAGAGCTCGCAGAACAGCCTCAGCTCCTCTGCAGGGTGAGCAGGACACAGAATGGGCTTCCCAATCTGGCTGTAGCCTTTTAAGTCTTTCAGGTCCACCATGGTATGGTAGGTCGTCTTCTTCTGCCGCCTAGAGGCAAACAGAGGCAGGAACAGAAAATGAGGGGATGAGTCTAGCAGGGAAACAGTCCGGCAATTTTAAGGGCATGGGTTCTGAAGTCCAACACATCTGGGTTCAGTTCCTCGTTCTAACCTCTTACTAATCACATGAGTCTCTAGGATTCCAGTTCCTCCTCTGTACAGTGGGCTAATACCTATGTGAAAAGGCTGCTCCATGGGACAAAATGATGTTAGGCTAGGGCTCTCTGGCTTGGTGCATGACTTTTGCAACACTAAAGCTACCTCCTGGAGCTTTCCCCAAAGAGTTCATTTGTCAAGTTTAGGCGAGAGCCACAGCCTAGTGCTATAGCAAGCTAGAGGGGAGAGTTTGGTGGAGACCCAGCAGCGAGATGAGACCTGTGCCAGATGGCTTGGCAATAAACTTCAGGCAGTTAAAAAGCAGCTAGCTGGGCACAACAGAGTCTCCCTCAGCTTTCATCAAACTCTCTGGGAAAGCATTTCCTTTGACCAGTGCCTCCACCACCCAAAGCAGCAGGCTAGAATTTTCTAGAGGAAAGTCATCAACATTATTAGAAAGAGTAAAATCAGTGGTCAGTAGAATCAAAGCTCTCTTTTAATTCCCTCTTTTTACAGCCCTCTAGAGATTCAGGGAAATCCCCAGAAACCTCGGTGACTGTTCAGAGTTACACCATGTGTTTAGTGTTTTAGCAATGTCAAGCTTACACGCCTGTTCTGGCACCAGCAGAGTGGCTGTGGACAAAACAGGGTCAGCTGTTTAGCTGGCAGCAAAGTAGTCATCATTACATGGTAAAAATAGAAGGACTGAAGACTGCTAACTTGTTCTGTTGGTGAGGCCAGAAAACACCCGGAAGGCAGAACTTAAAAACCACCGTAGCTAATCCTGAAACATTCGTCATTTCATATTGTGATGTTCTGGAATGGGGGGAGGTGGTCTGAAGGCACAAAGTGATTTCCTGTGACAAACTGTTCACCAAACATCATAAAAGACATAATCCCCACCCTAAGTCCATCTCACCAAGTTCCAGAGTACCTCTAGGGTACAGGGCAAAGGTTGAGGTGGTATCCCACCAATCAGCACCTTATACTGGGAAGGCAACAGAGATGAGTAGAGAAAACACAGCAGGCAGGTAGAAGATTGGGATTTTAAATTCAATTGTTATATATCATTTACCAGTTATGGGACCTTGGCATACCACATActgctgagcttcagtttcctccaaTAATAAATAGGGGTGAAAACAGTGCCTGCTTTTCTGAGTTCCAAGGATCAAatgagattgagggcaggggatcTGCTATCATACTCTTTCTCTAGCACCCCATACAAATGATTGATGAGCCAAGGAAACTGGGTAAAAgctttgaaaagtgaaatggaCCCTGCAAACCTGTGATGCTATTATTACCATGGGTATTATGTAAAGGCTGCAAAATTTAACTACTGTTCTGGAACATCTGTAATCACACTGTATACTGTTCTCTGACCTTCCATGGCATTTGAGCTTTCCTTTCCATCTGCTCACCAAGGGATTTCTCTGCCTTGACACCTCTTTATACTCTGCTCTTAAGCCTCACCAGGTGGGTTTCCCATCTTTACCTATGAGCCTGGCAGCAAAAGTGGCAGAGATTGGCTTTGCAGGTCTGACACCTCTTCTCCACTTCCCTGTCGCTGCACAGGTCACACACCAGGCCCTGGCCTTCCCCACGCAGACTCTCCAGCATCACGTCATTCATGGCCAGGTGGTCTATGGTTAAAGCCTTCACTCCACCCATGGGCAGGTCCACCTGAGCATCACATACCGGACAGAGGATGCCAATCGGCGGCTGCAGAACGCGAGGCTTGAGTTTCTGGAATATGGACCCCTCAGAGCTTGTGTCAGATTCTCCCCCTCGGATGTCCACTACTGAGAAGGGTTCCAGCTGCTCCAGACAGGTGGTGCAAACTGTGTGCAAACAAGGTAAGAGCCTGGGGGCTTTGAAAAGCCCCATGCACAAAGGGCAGTGAGTTTTGCCTGAGTTTCCAGCTGTGGTTCCACTGGGGAGTTTGCCCACGAAGCCCAGCAGCGGCCTCTTCTTTTCTGCCATATTCCCCACGTTTGTGCTCAGTATCAGAAAAGGCCCTGGGCAGTTCTATAATGAAGTAGTAGGTGATTAGGCCCACCCAAAGAGACAGTTTCCAAAACTTGTACAGAGACCATGGGAACTCTCTCTTCCGCAAATCAAagggcagaaaggaaaaagagtattCCTCAAAGGAGCCACCCACAGATCTACTCAGCAAGGCCCCCTCCTTTGCAAGGCATCCCATACCAGACACGCCCAAGCCCTCCTCTGCCCCCCAAGTCCTCCTCCCCGGAAGCGCTTCCAGGTCTAGGTCTCCAGCTAATCCTGCTGTCGACTCCTGGATCCCTGCACCTCTATCACCCTCTACTACCACCCACCCCACCGCCGGCCCCACTGGTCCCACGCCCGACACGCGACAACTGCCACTCCCGCCCCCGCGTGATGCACTTGGGGGTCCTCCGCTCCTTCTTTCCACCCGGTCCTCCGCGGGAGGCACGCGGCGGACAAGGGAGTTGAGAGCCCTCGCCGGCCTCTCGGTTGCCACCACCTCCCCACCCTTCGGTCCAAGGTGCCCGACGGCTCTGGCCCCGCCTCGCACCAATCCCGGGGGCTACTCAGACGACTCCAATCACCGTCAGAGAGGGGCGGCCGTCGCCGCTGCGAGCCCCGCCGCCCTCCAGAGTGACACCACCAGCATCCAATAAGCTTTGGAAATTCCACATCTTCGCTGGTCCTCTCCAGGGAGAGGCGGTATCAAGCAaagggccgggggcggggcggcctCAGGGCTTGGGCCTCGGAAGAGAAAAAGGGTAAGGCTGTGAGTGAGCGGCATAGTATAGCCAGCGTCACCACTTTACGGCGACTGTCTCCCTCTCTATGGCTCTGGCGACCAGAGAGGTCAGAGGACAACTTAGGAAGCTGCGCTGATGTGCCACGGGGAAGGCTTCCTTTGCCCCCTCGGATTGGTCCCACGAACCCACCATGGGGCCTCCCATTGGTGGCTGGCGCTGTCAGTTGCCCCAAGCTCCGCCCAGGGCTTGTCGAAGGGGAGTTGAAGGGGGAGGGGTTTTCTTGGTTCCCGAGTCCTCAGAAGCGGCGAATGGCGTATTATCCTTGGCTGTACTGTGAACCTGCGAGTTCCCCTCTGGGCCTCCCAGCTTATTTTAATTCAGGAGTCCTTGAGGCCATGCATGCGGGTCACCAGAGCTTCTGGAAGCGGCTCGCTGGGTCCTGGCATTTTCTGGGCACCCATCAGGGAGCTGTTGGACCAAGGTCTAGCTTTGCCTTCGTGTGGCGCTCGCCGGGAAGCTCGAATCCCGGTTCCCTGGGGCTTGAGAAGCTGCTGTTTCGTCCGTCGGGGCTAGAGGTGCCTATGACTAAGGAGTTATTTGTCAACCAGAGTTCTACAGTTTTGTGTAAGAGAAAGAGGGCAAGTTTGTCTcgctgtgggtttttttttttttttttttaatcagagaggGTCCATGACTGGTCCCAATGGTATAGTGACTGGTCACAATGGTATAGTGGAAGAGGTCAGAGAAGGATAAGTCCTCTGTGGGCTCACAGAGTAGTGGTAAGATGAACAAGTCGGACATCCTTTACTTCAcaatttctctgtcttctttaaGTGATCTGAGAAGGAGTCTCCTGATTTGGTTGTATGGGGAATTCGGCATCTAGGACCTGTACCTCCACAATTCCAGAAATAATAACACTCTGGCTCCTTATGCTCCATTTGTTCCTGTTATCTTAAGACCGACTAGGATGCCTGATTATCTCACTGCTTGCTTTGTTCATGACTTTCCCTGCTTGATTTGGACCCAATGGACAACTGTCTCAGTGATGTCTTCATTATCCATTTAATGCTATAGGCACAGTGCCTGGAGcctaagctttaaaaaatatggaatcTGAAACAAACGAACAGAAATTTGACtttgaaatatgaaaagaaaactataaaatgaaagTCGAAATGTTCAGCCATTTCCAAAATATGTCAGTGAGTCATATGCTACATTTATATGTGAATTACATAGAATTTCCAAAAGTAAGCACATCTAGGAAGGTCTTAAAATAGTCCTTACCTGGTTTTCTTCAGCTTCTTGTCCTTCTCCATACCTAGAGATTCAGATTCTGCTTTcttcactccagtatgctggagGAAGTCACAGAAACTGTGCAGACTTGGGTTTGCCGTTTATTCTTACTCTGAACTTCACCTCAACTCTCGCTGATGTCTGGAGATGCTTTACTTCATCTCTTATTCATGCTCTATCATGTTTCCCATGGTAGGTGTTCCAAGCTTCTCTTGTTTAAGAAGTGCTTTTGAATTTACCTGTATATTATCTCCTTTAACCTCAACTATATGAGGAAAGTCTCATTCGGTGGCAAGCCCAAGGTAGGTAGAACAAATGAGACTTGAACTCTTATCTTATAATGCCATGTTTAATAAGAGTCTAGCCCAATCACCTGTAGCCTTTTCTTCCCCAGCTTCTTAAGCATTGAATCCCTTATAAACTCAGCAGGTATCTGCCTTTAATTGAGTAAGGAAAGCAAGTCACTCACTTtttgctaaaaaaataaataaataaataaataaataaaaatctatgaTTCGTCACGACTCCTCTCAGACTTCTGACTTCTCTTTTTCTATTCCAAGGTTAACCCCATAAGACTTTTGCTCTTTATCCTAACCTTTCCTGCCTTCTCAAAACATTGTGTCCCTACATTTTCAGTCAGTCCTTAGCTAACACATTCTTCTACCACATTCTCCCTTGACTAGGCTGCCTTTCAACTTACCTTTGTGACCCTCACCATCACATTTCTCAAAAGACTAGTCCCGCTTTATGCTTTcatccattttttcccctctccctatTGAGACTTTGCTCTTGTGGATCACAAATGACCAGTCACTGCCTTTTTCTCACTCAAGTCTCTTTAGTATTCACCATTGTTATGTACTTTTTTATCCTTAAAACTTGCTTCCCCTTTGCCTTTTGAAATATTCTACTCTCCTGATTTCTTAGACAGCTTCTCACATTCTCTTTTGTCACTGCTTCGGCTTGCTCCACTTTATCCCTTGCCTTTGCTTCTTATGCAGATGATCCTCAGATTCACACTTCCAGTACTGACCTCTCTCTTGTGCTTTGGTCATAGCCATTTATTATAAACCTGTGCCCAAATGTGGTCCCATCACCTTAGGCCCCACATATCTTAAACTTCAGTGAACTTCTTTGTTCACTGAACTGTGTTctctgaatttttctgttttattctcccAAGGATATCATTCTCTTGCCTCCAGAATGAAACTTTATAGTGCTCttggcttcctttttctttttccgtATCCAAGCAGGTACCAATTTCTTTCCATCCCTACAGTCAACACCTTACTGTGGAGAACTTTCAGATGATAAGGACTTACTTCAAGGATTAGAATAGTTTCTGAATGATTcctgtcttctgttttttttttctctacacgGTTTTTCCAAATTGTAAAAATATGGCTCAAATCAGCATTTCTAAAAGCTTCAGTAGCTCCCAGGCTCCCTCTATAGGATGAAATCTGGATTCCTTAATAGATTCATGAAACTGGCTTTTTAGCTGGACTTAAATATTGCCAAGCACATTTCTTAGTCTTATCTAATTTTCTCTTCAGAATTCTTCCACCTTTATTATTTAAACATACTCTTCACACTACTTTCTTGAAACTTTCCCTGTTGTTTGAGCACTCCAGATTTGAGCTCCAATGGCTattttaatggagaaggaaatggcaacccactccagtattcttgcctggagaatcccatggacagaggagcctgtgggctgtagtccatggggtcgcaaagagtcagacacgactgagtgactaaagagagagagtgagagagagatttttaaacaaatttattaaagtatagttgatttacagtattgcatgcaacatagtgattcagttatatagacattgtttttcatgttcttttttcattctgacttatcacaggatattgaatatagttccctgtgctatacagtaggaccttgtggtTTGTCCATTCTATATAATAGCTTGTGTCTGCTAA is a window of Ovis aries strain OAR_USU_Benz2616 breed Rambouillet chromosome 1, ARS-UI_Ramb_v3.0, whole genome shotgun sequence DNA encoding:
- the TRIM45 gene encoding E3 ubiquitin-protein ligase TRIM45 — its product is MAEKKRPLLGFVGKLPSGTTAGNSGKTHCPLCMGLFKAPRLLPCLHTVCTTCLEQLEPFSVVDIRGGESDTSSEGSIFQKLKPRVLQPPIGILCPVCDAQVDLPMGGVKALTIDHLAMNDVMLESLRGEGQGLVCDLCSDREVEKRCQTCKANLCHFCCQAHRRQKKTTYHTMVDLKDLKGYSQIGKPILCPAHPAEELRLFCELCDQPVCRDCVVGEHREHPCDFTSNVIHKHGDSVRELLRGTQPHVEALEEALAQIKGTNSALQERVKAVAADIRTFSEGYIKAIEEHRDKLLKQLEDIRVQKENSLQLQKAQLEQLLADMRTGVEFTEHLLTSGSDLEILITKGVVVERLTKLNKVEYSAHPGVSEKITFSPKEKAGLCRGYEVYGAINTKEVDPAKCVLQGEDLHRAREKQPASFIVLCKDATGESMGRGGDNVQVTVIPKDKKDSPVKTMVHDNKDGTYYVSYTPKEPGTYTVLVCVKEQHVQGSPFTVTVRKRHRSHPGVFHCCTFCSSGGQKTARCACGGTMPGGYLGCGHGHKGHPGRPHWSCCGKFTEKSECTWAGGQSAPRSLLRTVAL